Below is a genomic region from Neisseria arctica.
CAATTTGCCGCGGTTGAAATGGCCTTTGGGGTCGATTTTGGCTTTGTAATCCCAAAACGGTTGCATTTCTTCGTCGGTGAGGTATTCCAGTTTGGTGATACCGATACCGTGTTCGCCTGAAATGACGCCGTTGAGGCTGCGGGCGATGCCCATGATACGGTCAACAGCTCTATGGGCTGTTTGCAGCATTTCGTAATCATCTGAATTGACCGGAATATTGGTGTGTACGTTACCATCGCCTGCGTGCATATGCAGGGCGACAAATACCCGGCTGCGGACTACGCGGCTGTGGATTTTTGCCAAGTCGGCTAAAATCTTAGTATCTGTTTTACCGCTGAAAATTTCGGCGAGCGGTTTCATGATGTCGGCTTTAACCGATACGCGCAAACGGAAATCGCGAAAAGCGGTAAAGCAGCTTTCTTCGTCTTTGGCCTCGGCGGCAGCATGTACGGCTTCGCCGTAGCGTTGTTTGTATTGGGCTAAGGGGGTGTCGAGATTATCAAGCAGCCACTGCCAACGTTCTTTGACTTGGTTGACATGGTTAAGGGCATGATGGGCGCGGCTGCCCAAGAGTTCTTCGCTAGGCAGATCGGTTCCCATTTTATCAACGGGCAGTTTGCCTTGCAGATAAGGGATCAGTGCCTCGCATAGAGCGAGTTTGTTTTTAATCGACAATTCGATATTAATGCGCTCGATGCCGTCTGAATATTCTCCCAAGCGCTCAAGCGGAATCACTACGTCTTCATTGATTTTAAAGGCATTGGTGTGCTTGGCGATGGCAGCGGTGCGGCTTCGGTCTAGCCAGAAGGTTTTGCGGGCTTCTGGGCTGACGGCGATAAAGCCTTCGCCGTCGCGCGCTTGTGCCAGAGAGACAATATGTTCGGCAGCTTCGGTAACGGCTTGTTCGTCATCAGATACTATATCGGCAATCAACACCATTTTGGGGCGGCCTTTGCCGGCCGCTTTGGTCGCATAACCGACGGCTCGGACATATCGCCAGTCGAGGTGTTCCAAACCGGCCAGTTTTACACTTTCGTGCGCCAGCAGATAGTCGCGGATTTCCACGATAGACGGAGTGGCATTTGCCACAGTGCCGAAGAACTCCAAGCATACGGTACGGATATATTTCGGCATGGTGTGCAATACGAAGGCTACGCTGGTAATGATGCCGTCTGTACCTTCTTTTTGCACACCGGGCAGACCGGCCAAGAATTTGTCGGTAACGTCTTTACCAAGGCCGACTTTACGGAATTTGTGGCCGGGGATTTCCAAGCGTTCTGTTTTAGCGATGGTTTGACCGTCCGCTTTTAGGGTATGGACATCAAAAATAGCAGTTTCTTCGTCATGAATTTTGCCGAAATTGTGGCGCACCCGTTCGATTTTCAGCCATTCTCCGGCCGGGTTGACCATTTTCCACCAAGCCAGATTATCTAAGGCCGTACCCCATAATACGGCTTTTTTACCCCCTGCATTCATGGCGACGTTCCCCCCTACGCACGATGCGTCGGCAGAGGTGGGATCGACGGCGAAAACCAGTTTGGCAGCGGTGGCGGTTTCCTCTACGCGGCGGGTAACAACGCCCGCACCGCAGTGGATAACGGGATGTTTTCCTTCCAAACCGGGAAGTTCGACAAATTCTACACCGTTGTGGCGGTCGAGTTTTTCAGTATTGATTACCGCGCTCATGGCATCCAGAGGTACGGCACCGCCGGTGTAGCCGGTACCGCCGCCGCGCGGAATGATGGTGAGACCTAGTTCGATGAGGGCTTTTACCAATGGGGCAACTTCGGCTTCGGTATCGGGATTGACGACTACGAAAGGATATTCGACACGCCAGTCGGTTGCATCGGTAACATGGACGACCCGCGCCAAACCGTCAAACATGATATTGTGTTTTTTGGTAATACGGCTGAGACGCTTGAAGATTTGGTCGCGTTTTTGGCGGGTGTCTTCAAAGCTGTCGTCAAAACGGGTAACGGCAGCTTCGGCACTACTGATCAGCTCCGCAACAAGCGGGTTGTCATCGCGGCGTTTTTGGATTTCGTTTAGGCGGTGCCGCATCTCTTTGACCAATGCTTGTTGGCGGTCGGTGTGTTCGAGCAGATCATCTACCAAATAGGGATTGCGTACAACTGCCCAAATATCGCCCAATACTTCAAACAGCATACGCGCCGAGCGGCCGGTTACCCGTTGGCCGCGCAAGGTTTGCAGGATGTTCCACGCCGGCTCGCCCAGAAGGCGGATAACGATTTCTCGGTCAGAATACGAAGTGTAGTTATAAGGGATTTCCCGGATGCGTTGCGGTGTGCTCATGGGTAGTGTCCGTTTTTATTTTGAGATTTTGCCGTTGGTGTATGGTAAAAAAATTCAACATAAACAGGCCGCGTGTGTTGATTCGAAGCCTGCACAAGCAGTGGTTCTGTTGATAATAAGTTAATTAATGTAATGTAATTTCAACCTTTTTTCAATGGAAAATATCTGTACTGCAATATGTATAAAATTCATCTGCATTGTTTGCCGGTTAAGGTGCAATCAAGGCTTGGCGTTTGAGTTGAAAACGGTTATAATAAACTTCTTACGGCGGGTCTCCCTGCATAGCAAGTTGGAGCAACGGGTCAGGGGCGGAAGCCAGCAGCCCACTCTGAGGCGTTAGTGCCAGGGGTTTGGCTCGCCACCTTATTTAAAAATGCCGATGGTCGTGTACCATCGGCATTTTTTGTTTTTGTAAAAGTATAATTATAGGAAATAAACGGTTGTTTGATTTTTTATAAGAATAAATATAGAGCTGTAGTCAGTGGTGGCGTAAGTGTGTTATGCAGTTTTAAAACTATATATTTTTGATATTTAATTGAGTTTTTAATTTGTATTTGAAGATATTATATTTTAGAGGCCGTCTGAAAATTTTTTCAGACGGCCTCGCTTTATGAAGGGAAATATTTTCGTTTGTTTGTATCGGAAAATAAGTTCAGCTTCTTGGAAAATAAATTTAGCTTCGACAAGGTAGGAATACTGTACGTTGGCTTATGGGTTATGTGTCCGGGAGTTTAAGTTTGTTATTTTTCATCAGGATAATTGGAATACACTGTCAGGCCGTCGTAGGCCGGAGCAACACCGGCAGGGCAGCGTGCTAATAAATGGTCATAATCAAGACCGTGGGTCATGTGTATAAGCCATGTTTGTTGTGCGCCGATGCGGGCGGCAAAGTCTAGGGCTTGGGCCACGCTAAGGTGGCTGGGGTAGGGGTGCTCGGCCAGGCAGTCGATAAAGAGGTGATCTAAGCCTTGTAACGCGCTAATTTGGCTATCGCTAATATCGTTTGTGTCGGTGAGCCAAGCGATGTTACCGATACGATAGCCGGTGGTTTCCCAAGGGCCGTGTGGCATTTGGAAATGTAAGACCGGTACTTGGTTGATATACAGGCCGTCTGAAAGAGGATGGGCTTTCAATACGGGGCGGTTCCAATGGGTATTGGGTGGAAAGAATGCATAGCCGAAGCGTTCGGTAATATTGTTTAAGGTAAAAGCGCTTCCGTAAATAGGGATGGCACCTTGCTGGCGATAGCAAAAACCGCGTAAATCGTCTATGCCGTTCAGGTGGTCGGCATGGGGGTGGGTATACAGTACGCCGTCGATACGGGGGATATTCTCGCGTAATACCTGTTCGCGAAAGTCGGTACCTGTATCAATTTGCCAGCCTTGGCCGCCGATATCCAGCCAGGCGCTGCAACGTGTACGCCGGTTTTTCGGATTGGTGCTGGTGCAGACAGGGCATGGGCAGCCGATGGCGGGAGTG
It encodes:
- a CDS encoding DUF3683 domain-containing protein, whose product is MSTPQRIREIPYNYTSYSDREIVIRLLGEPAWNILQTLRGQRVTGRSARMLFEVLGDIWAVVRNPYLVDDLLEHTDRQQALVKEMRHRLNEIQKRRDDNPLVAELISSAEAAVTRFDDSFEDTRQKRDQIFKRLSRITKKHNIMFDGLARVVHVTDATDWRVEYPFVVVNPDTEAEVAPLVKALIELGLTIIPRGGGTGYTGGAVPLDAMSAVINTEKLDRHNGVEFVELPGLEGKHPVIHCGAGVVTRRVEETATAAKLVFAVDPTSADASCVGGNVAMNAGGKKAVLWGTALDNLAWWKMVNPAGEWLKIERVRHNFGKIHDEETAIFDVHTLKADGQTIAKTERLEIPGHKFRKVGLGKDVTDKFLAGLPGVQKEGTDGIITSVAFVLHTMPKYIRTVCLEFFGTVANATPSIVEIRDYLLAHESVKLAGLEHLDWRYVRAVGYATKAAGKGRPKMVLIADIVSDDEQAVTEAAEHIVSLAQARDGEGFIAVSPEARKTFWLDRSRTAAIAKHTNAFKINEDVVIPLERLGEYSDGIERINIELSIKNKLALCEALIPYLQGKLPVDKMGTDLPSEELLGSRAHHALNHVNQVKERWQWLLDNLDTPLAQYKQRYGEAVHAAAEAKDEESCFTAFRDFRLRVSVKADIMKPLAEIFSGKTDTKILADLAKIHSRVVRSRVFVALHMHAGDGNVHTNIPVNSDDYEMLQTAHRAVDRIMGIARSLNGVISGEHGIGITKLEYLTDEEMQPFWDYKAKIDPKGHFNRGKLMRGADLRHAYTPSFELLGVESLIMEKSDLGTIAESVKDCLRCGKCKPVCSTHVPRANLLYSPRNKILGVGLLTEAFLYEEQTRRGVSLRHFDELSDVGDHCTVCHRCVKPCPVNIDFGDVTVAIRNYLRKSGKRKFNPAVAAGMAFLNATDPRTVNVLRKSVVDAGFRLQNWGYKMGRKFHLGLNKQKEAPKATLGSTPIKEQVVHFINRPLPRNVPLKTARALLGVEDNKTVPIIRNPTLSEDSEAVFYFPGCGSERLFSQVGLATQAMLWHAGVQTVLPPGYLCCGYPQDAGGMADKAEKITTENRVLFHRVSNTLNYLDIKTVVVSCGTCYDQLEKYRFEEIFPGCRIIDIHEFLLEKGIKLDGVAGKQYLYHDPCHTPIKTTNPTQLTSKLMGQEVLLSDRCCGESGMFAVKRPDIATQVKFRKQEEITKNLAALPAAEEVKILTSCPACLQGLSRYSDDNNIEADYIVIEMAKHILGDNWQQDFIERATNGGIEKVLL
- a CDS encoding MBL fold metallo-hydrolase, translating into MTDIRLTVLGCGSSSGTPAIGCPCPVCTSTNPKNRRTRCSAWLDIGGQGWQIDTGTDFREQVLRENIPRIDGVLYTHPHADHLNGIDDLRGFCYRQQGAIPIYGSAFTLNNITERFGYAFFPPNTHWNRPVLKAHPLSDGLYINQVPVLHFQMPHGPWETTGYRIGNIAWLTDTNDISDSQISALQGLDHLFIDCLAEHPYPSHLSVAQALDFAARIGAQQTWLIHMTHGLDYDHLLARCPAGVAPAYDGLTVYSNYPDEK